In bacterium, the sequence TTGTAGAAAAGGGAATTGAACTTAAAGCCGACCCGGAGGCAATCGTATTATCTATTTCCACACCTAAAGAAGAAGTAGAAGTGGCAGAAGCAGAAGCAGTTGCAGAACCAGAAGTAATCAGAGAAAAGAAGAAAGAAGAAAAAGAAGAGGAAGAATAATTGGTAATCAGGTGATAGGTAATCAGGTAATTGTAAAGGAATTAGAATGAAAAAAGATAGTCTTCTCATCAGCATAATCACAGTTTTAGCCGTAGGTATCTCTTTCTTTAGTTTTACTATGGCATTAGCGTATCTTCAGATTCCTAAGGAGATTCCAACTCCAGAAGAGATAGAGATTGCGTTAGAATCCAAAAAATTAGAAGAAAAAGAGATGGAAAAAGTGGTTAAAAAGCCGAAAATCCCAAAACCTGAAGAAGAAAAAAAACCTGAACTTACAAAAAAGATTTTGCCTTATTATTCTTCTCTGGTTGATAAAAGAGCCTGGAAAGGCACAGGAACAGCGAAAATAACCATTATTCTTGATGATGCTGGATATAGTGTGAATGGTTGTGCAAAAAAGTTACTTGGCATACAAGCCCCTTTGACCTTCAGTATTTTGCCAGGGCTAAAATATTCACAACAAATAGCCAACCAGTGTTATGAAAAAGGGAAGGAAGTAATGCTCCATATGCCAATGGAAAATTGTGGTAATTCAAGGATGACCAAAGAGGATAAATTATGCGAAGCAGGACATAATATGAAGCCCTATAAATATGCTGTTCTGATTGGTATGTCTCAAGAAGAGATAGCAAAAAATCTTGAGGGGGCAATAAATGACATCCCTCATGTTGTCGGGATAAATAACCATATGGGTTCTAAAGCCACGGCGGATGAGGTAACAATGACTTCTGTCTTAGACCAGGTTAAAATAAGGAATCTTTACTTTATTGATAGTGTAACAACTGGTCGGTCTGTGGCATATAAATTGGCAAAAAGAAAAGGTATCCCGACCAATGAACGCACTGTTTTCTTAGATAATATTAACGATACAGAATATGTGAAAGAGCGAATAAATGAACTTATTTATCGAGCTAAACAGAAGGGCTATGCAATTGGCATAGGACATGCGACTAAAGAAGCAACGGCAGAGGCATTAGTAGAAATGGTGCCTAAATTAAAAGAGTATGGGATTGAGGTCGTGCCAGCCTCTTGTCTGGTAAATTAATTGGAAACTGGAAATTAGGTAATCATTCAGCCACAGAGGCACAGAGTTCACAGAGAATTAAAGAAATTAGTCACTTAAGGACACGAATTAATCTCTGATATCCCATAAATGTAGTGTGAACCTTTAGGTTCACCTTCTGGCTTGCCAGAAGCGAGACTAAAACCTCGCACTACAAATCTTTTTGTTGTTCAGAGAGATTTGGATTCATCTCGTTAGATAGTAAAACATCTAATACTTGATGTTCAAGTTTTTTAAAGGTATAAAGATTTAACCGCAAAGAGCGCAAAGGAAGATTTCGCAAAGGACGCAAAGGAAGGAAAATAAGGTGGTGAACAACCTATTGCTTTGTTAAG encodes:
- a CDS encoding divergent polysaccharide deacetylase family protein — its product is MKKDSLLISIITVLAVGISFFSFTMALAYLQIPKEIPTPEEIEIALESKKLEEKEMEKVVKKPKIPKPEEEKKPELTKKILPYYSSLVDKRAWKGTGTAKITIILDDAGYSVNGCAKKLLGIQAPLTFSILPGLKYSQQIANQCYEKGKEVMLHMPMENCGNSRMTKEDKLCEAGHNMKPYKYAVLIGMSQEEIAKNLEGAINDIPHVVGINNHMGSKATADEVTMTSVLDQVKIRNLYFIDSVTTGRSVAYKLAKRKGIPTNERTVFLDNINDTEYVKERINELIYRAKQKGYAIGIGHATKEATAEALVEMVPKLKEYGIEVVPASCLVN